The DNA region TCCTGAGGTTGGAGATCGAGGAGAAACTCCGGGCTCGTTTGGGGGCCGATCGTCTCCAGCAAGTGCGGTTCACTCTTGGCTAGCGTCATGTTCCGCAATCTGCTTCTCGATTGGTCGGGCACCTTGGCTGACGACCTCCCCCCGGTGATCGAGGCCACCAATGGAGTTCTCCGCCATTTCGGCCAAGCGGAACTCAATCGCGAGCAGTTCAAGGCCCGCTTTCAACTGCCCTTCGCCCGCTTCTATCAGGAGATCCTCCCAGGGGTTCCCATGGAGGAGCTGGAACCGATTTTCCAGGATCACTTCCGAGCCTCGGACCAGCCCGTCACCATCCTGCCGCAGACGCTCGGTTTTTTGGAGGCCTGTCGCCTCCGGGGCCGGCGGCTCTTCATTCTTAGTAGCGCTCACCAAGAACATCTCGACGAGCAAGTCTGGGCGCTGGGCCTGGCTGCGTTTTTTGAGAAGGTCTATG from Verrucomicrobiota bacterium includes:
- a CDS encoding HAD family hydrolase, whose product is MFRNLLLDWSGTLADDLPPVIEATNGVLRHFGQAELNREQFKARFQLPFARFYQEILPGVPMEELEPIFQDHFRASDQPVTILPQTLGFLEACRLRGRRLFILSSAHQEHLDEQVWALGLAAFFEKVYGSVRDKRERILHLLEDHDLDPQETAFIGDMQHDVETARHAGVRSIAVLTGYNSEAMLREAKPDHLFANLDGVLAWWTEQAGQDFLAKD